The Paramormyrops kingsleyae isolate MSU_618 chromosome 11, PKINGS_0.4, whole genome shotgun sequence genome includes a window with the following:
- the LOC111840573 gene encoding nicotinamide N-methyltransferase-like, whose translation MQMAAMEGSGQTTFTEGESYQDHFDPRAYLNSFYSCPHGNSDENCLKYELRQLSKSFGAGKYKGRRLIEIGSGPSIHGLISACEHFEEIIMSDFADCNRQEIERWLRADADCFDWDPVIQFVCEVEGNRRTPGEKKVRLQQTVKQVLKCDVRLENPFGPLVVGPADCLLSCLCLEAACRDLETYQRVLGNLKMLLKPGAVLVMVGVLNETFYMVGGKRFSCLPLRESFIQETLKNLGFSIEEFNVMPVRSNNIVSDFTGIFHVVAHNCF comes from the exons ATGCAGATGGCAGCCATGGAGGGCTCAGGCCAAACAACGTTCACAGAGGGAGAATCCTACCAGGACCACTTTGACCCCAGGGCATACTTAAACAGCTTTTACTCTTGCCCCCACGGCAATTCTGATGAAAACTGCCTGAAGTATGAGCTGCGACAATTGAGCAAGTCGTTTGGAGCAG GGAAATACAAGGGCCGAAGACTAATTGAGATAGGAAGTGGTCCATCAATACATGGTCTGATAAGTGCTTGCGAGCACTTTGAAGAGATCATTATGTCCGACTTTGCTGATTGCAACCGCCAGGAGATTGAGAGATGGCTGAGAGCAGATGCGGATTGTTTTGACTGGGATCCTGTCATCCAGTTTGTCTGTGAGGTGGAGGGAAATAG GAGGACACCTGGGGAGAAGAAAGTGAGGCTCCAGCAGACTGTGAAGCAGGTGCTGAAATGTGATGTCCGCTTGGAGAACCCTTTCGGGCCCCTCGTTGTGGGGCCCGCTGACTGTTTGCTGAGCTGCCTCTGCCTGGAAGCTGCCTGCCGGGATCTGGAGACCTATCAGCGTGTGTTGGGGAACCTGAAGATGCTGCTGAAGCCTGGGGCAGTTCTGGTGATGGTGGGCGTCCTCAATGAAACCTTCTACATGGTGGGGGGTAAGAGGTTCTCCTGCCTCCCCCTCAGAGAGAGTTTCATCCAGGAAACACTTAAGAATCTGGGCTTTTCCATTGAGGAGTTCAATGTCATGCCCGTGAGGAGCAACAACATAGTGTCCGATTTCACTGGGATTTTTCATGTCGTTGCTcataattgtttttaa